A stretch of DNA from Microcoleus sp. AS-A8:
TCTACCCTGTTACTGTCGTATGCTCTGCAATTAGGCTGAAATTAGCCAAGACAGCTAAGGTGTGAGAGCTAATTTCAATGAGTAAGGTACAGGTACAGGGCAGTTTAAGTGAAAAAATTTACCAACAGCTACAGGTATACATGACAGATCTTGGACTGGAGGAGGCGGCGGCAATCGAAGCTATTGTCAGCGGGTACTTTGATAATTCCCAGGATGAATTGGTGAGGCGAATCGCCAAGATTGAACAAGACCTGTCACAGGTGAAGCGCCACGTACTGACAATTCGCTTTCGCCCCCGCTAACCTCTGACTCCCGACTCATGACCAACCCGGCCCCAGTGACCCAGTGACCCAGTGACCCAGTAACCCAGTGACCCTGCTGCCAAATTAAATATTTCATACAGGAGGTTGCGCGATCGCTTCCTCTAACCTCCCCGCTTCCAATCAGGCGCATAATCGGATGAAGGTACGCGATCGCTCACTCCTCTTGAGAGCCAACTGAGTGCATCTCAGCTGAAATAAATTTTGCACCAGCATCTGTGGTGAAGTTAGCAATCAACTACTTCTTGAAGTCAGCAGAGATCAACGTTTACAGAATCAGCAAGACTTACCTGATATCTTTCCAGGTCAGAACTAGGAATAGACCAAACACAAAGGGAATGCCAACCATGAAAAGTAGACTAGGCATCTCCTCCATGAAGCCTGCTACGTCAGGAGTGCCTGATCCATCAGCGCCCCTCGCTATTGTCCAACCATACGCACCAAAGGCGAAAAACAAAAACGCTGCCAACGTAAATAGGGAAGCGCCTGTCGCTATTGTCCACCTTGCTCTACGACGTAGGGCAAGAATGGAGAGAACCAGCACAATCAGCGGAGCGATAACAGCTAGAGGCGACCCAAAAAGAAGGTTCAGAAGCAGCCCTATCATCTTGCTGTGTTATTTTTACTTGTATCCTCCACTTATATCAAAAAGACCGATACTGTTAGTCAAGATATACCACCCTTCAGTGTCAACTTTTCCCTGCGCTTTGCCCTATCGTGGCTTACGGCTCAACCTCACTGACTCCACTGGCAACAGTTCATTGGCGATCGCTTCTGCCACCAGCCAACCCGTGATCAGAAACATTAAGGAATTTAATTCGTTGTGAGTGTGACAAAATCTCCGCGAATCCAGCCTACAGCACCCGAACGTGGGAACTATACTTTATACCAGGTATAGTCATCAGTGGTTGTTTGCTCGATGACTTGCACGCGATCGCCAACCAGACCATACCCAAGAGATTTACTACTTTCAGAGGGATTTGCTCTGAGAGCAATCTGCGAATCAGGGTCGCTAGCTGTCAAGACGGCTTCCGATGAAGTTACAGCAGTTGAGTTGGTTGCCTGTACAGTCGATTTAGTCTCCTCATTTGAGCTATACCTCACAACCAACGTATTTTCGAGAATTACAGTCCCATCTTCTTCTAAGGCATTAACCTTGATAACAGTGTCACTACCTTCTGTAGTGACACTGAAGCGATCAGAGGAACTACCCGCATCAATCCAATTCTCAGGAAGCTCGCTTCGGAAACAATTGCTTACTTGATTAGCGCGACTGGTTAAGGTGTTTGTATCCAAGTTAAATAACTCTTCGTGCTGCTGCCTGAATATATTACCGTTATCACAATCTTCTTTATTTTCATAAGTAACAGTAATAGTTTTACCAACAACTGATACTTTACCTTCCGCTTCATAAGAGAAGTCCAGTCCTTTCTTGAATACAGATGCGTTGTAAAGTTTGGTAGTTGGAGTAGATGTATTAGAAGTATTGATTTTGGTTTCAGTCGGGACGGGTTCTTGATTGAGAGTAGAAGTCGAGTTATTACCGCTATCACAGCTAAACAAGATTAATGACAAAGTACAGGTCAATGTTGCGTAAATGAGTTTCATAAGCCAAATAAGAAAATTGAGGTGATTACCGCCTATCGTGGGCTGTGGCTCAATAGGAGCGAGAGTAGCGACCCGACCAACTGGCTAGACCTAGTAGCCTCACAGGTTTGAGAAAGATGCTTACTCCGATACAGCACAAGCAACCCAACTCAACCCTAAATAGTGTTCCCAATTTTTCGTGATCAGGAACAAGTAACTAAGTGCCCCGTGTCCAACGGTTAGACACGCGACACAAACCCCCGAATCATGCAGCGAAATCGGGGGTTTGGTGTGTGAAGGGATATTACATTTGAATTGCCGAAAAAAGAGATTACGGGATTTAACCCCTCTGCCTCACCATTCCTCTGTTGCCGCCATTTTTCGACCTCACTCGCGAACTATTTGAGCGCGAACTGTCTGACTTCGGTGTAAATCTGCGATGCCTTTGGCGAACCGCCAAAGGCGACCATCGCATCTGCCACAGCCTCACCCAACCCAACCCAGCGACCAAGACAGGCAAAAAATGCAGTTAGACTGATGGCACTAGTTACGTTTACCTGTAATTGCAGCACCGTTTATCTCATGACAGCAAGTATGTCTAAGGTTTACGAAGAAACCTACCTTAACCGATGGATTGAAATTTATTGTTTCAGTCAGTTTGCGCCGGGTGGAGTTGGTTCAAGTCACTTCTTTGCCCGTATCGATGATTGGCAAATGCCCGGAACTTTTGACCACCGTTCTCATAACCCAAATCGCCCTTCCGATAATACAGACAATCAATCAACTCCAGAGACCTCGTCGGCACTCGTAGCAGCCAGAGCTTATTGTGATAGCGAGGCTGATGCTCTTATTCGACGCTCTAACGAACAGATGCACCTTACCCTATCCTATCGAGAAGCTAAAACCCTGTTGCGTGCAATGCGATTCGCTTTTAAGCACGAGCAAATTGCGACGCACGATTTGCAAAAACGAATAGAACTTTTACTTCAAGAACCATCTGCTGTAGAACTTAC
This window harbors:
- a CDS encoding SH3 domain-containing protein, whose amino-acid sequence is MKLIYATLTCTLSLILFSCDSGNNSTSTLNQEPVPTETKINTSNTSTPTTKLYNASVFKKGLDFSYEAEGKVSVVGKTITVTYENKEDCDNGNIFRQQHEELFNLDTNTLTSRANQVSNCFRSELPENWIDAGSSSDRFSVTTEGSDTVIKVNALEEDGTVILENTLVVRYSSNEETKSTVQATNSTAVTSSEAVLTASDPDSQIALRANPSESSKSLGYGLVGDRVQVIEQTTTDDYTWYKV